In Legionella lytica, one genomic interval encodes:
- a CDS encoding ATP-binding cassette domain-containing protein — MSIVSLHDVSLNIAGNQLLDKADWQIQPQDRVALVGRNGAGKSTLLKLLQGDIVPDSGQINQLSGLRVAGLTQEVPITGDDSVYHFLVKSLGEVGEILSQFNELSQQGDMEKLARVQQRMDNLHAWDKLPQIETMASRLGITTQERMNNLSGGMKRRVLLGAALIASPDLLLLDEPTNHLDIEAIEWLEAYLKSFKGAVLLVTHDREFLSQVSNRIVEIDRGKLHQHDCDYETYLDRRETIRQSEQKQNELFDKKLAEEEVWIRTGVKARRTRNEGRVRALKALREEYKARRNQLGKVKALSLDVNRSGSVVLEATNVNYSLGQKKLLENFSLLLTRGDKLGVIGPNGCGKTTLVRLLLGELQPDSGDIKQGTSLNVAYFDQLRRQLQEDKTVMYNVGEGADYVTINGKQKHVASYLRDFLFSSERFNQPVSVLSGGERNRLLLAKLFAKPVNFLVMDEPTNDLDIETLELLEEMLADYPGTLILISHDRAFINQVVTSVLVYEEAGQFCEFVGGYDDYKTHKKQQQQQQRERDVADKNPAVKRSPSTNKLSFNEQRELSQLPQKIEQLEKKISELQLQMADPKFYQQDASAIAKINQSLAEDEAVLMEYYARWEALEERL; from the coding sequence ATGAGTATTGTTTCCCTTCATGATGTCAGCCTTAATATTGCAGGCAATCAATTATTAGATAAAGCAGATTGGCAAATACAGCCACAAGATAGAGTTGCCCTTGTGGGCCGAAATGGAGCAGGAAAATCAACTCTTCTTAAATTACTGCAAGGAGATATTGTTCCTGACAGTGGCCAAATCAATCAATTATCTGGTTTAAGAGTAGCAGGTTTAACCCAAGAGGTGCCTATTACAGGTGATGACTCCGTTTATCATTTTCTAGTGAAAAGTTTAGGTGAAGTCGGTGAGATCTTATCTCAATTTAATGAGCTTTCCCAACAAGGGGATATGGAGAAATTAGCTCGCGTTCAACAGCGTATGGATAACCTTCATGCTTGGGATAAATTACCACAAATTGAAACGATGGCCAGTCGTCTGGGTATTACTACTCAGGAGCGGATGAATAATTTATCCGGGGGGATGAAACGTCGCGTTCTTCTGGGGGCAGCGCTGATTGCATCACCCGATTTATTATTATTGGATGAGCCAACGAACCATTTAGATATTGAGGCGATTGAATGGCTTGAAGCCTACCTTAAAAGCTTTAAGGGTGCGGTATTGTTGGTTACTCACGATAGAGAGTTTTTAAGCCAAGTATCAAATCGGATAGTAGAAATTGATCGCGGGAAATTACATCAACATGATTGTGATTATGAAACCTATCTTGACCGGCGTGAGACAATTCGCCAGAGCGAACAAAAACAAAATGAATTATTTGATAAAAAACTCGCTGAAGAGGAAGTCTGGATTCGCACCGGTGTTAAAGCGCGACGTACTCGTAATGAAGGGCGAGTGCGTGCTTTAAAAGCATTACGTGAAGAATATAAAGCACGCCGCAACCAATTAGGAAAAGTTAAAGCACTCTCTTTAGATGTTAATCGTTCAGGTTCTGTAGTTCTCGAAGCAACCAATGTTAATTATTCTCTGGGGCAAAAGAAGTTATTAGAAAACTTTTCCTTATTACTGACTCGCGGAGATAAACTGGGTGTTATTGGACCTAATGGTTGTGGTAAGACAACCCTGGTACGTTTATTGTTGGGGGAATTGCAGCCCGATTCTGGAGACATCAAACAGGGCACCTCCTTAAATGTGGCTTATTTTGATCAGCTGCGTCGCCAATTGCAGGAAGATAAAACGGTGATGTATAACGTGGGAGAGGGTGCCGATTATGTAACGATTAACGGCAAGCAAAAACATGTTGCCAGTTATTTACGTGATTTTCTGTTTTCTTCGGAGCGTTTTAATCAACCGGTTTCCGTATTATCAGGTGGAGAGCGTAATCGTTTATTATTAGCTAAATTATTCGCTAAACCAGTTAACTTTTTAGTGATGGACGAACCTACCAATGATTTAGATATTGAAACGTTAGAACTTTTGGAAGAGATGTTGGCTGATTATCCAGGTACATTAATATTAATTAGCCATGATAGAGCCTTCATTAACCAGGTAGTGACTAGCGTATTAGTGTATGAAGAAGCCGGACAATTTTGTGAGTTTGTTGGTGGCTATGACGACTATAAAACGCATAAAAAGCAACAGCAACAACAACAGCGTGAGCGCGATGTAGCAGATAAAAATCCAGCAGTGAAGCGCAGTCCGTCGACAAATAAGCTAAGCTTTAATGAGCAGCGTGAATTATCCCAGTTGCCACAAAAAATTGAGCAATTGGAGAAGAAGATTTCTGAGTTGCAATTACAGATGGCTGACCCCAAATTTTATCAGCAAGATGCATCGGCGATTGCAAAAATAAATCAGAGTCTTGCTGAGGATGAAGCTGTATTAATGGAGTATTATGCGCGTTGGGAAGCTTTAGAGGAACGGTTATAA
- a CDS encoding RidA family protein has translation MQPVHTKLAPEAIGTYSQAIQCGNTVYLSGQIPLDPKTMEMCSEDISEQITQVLENLSAVCEAAGGSLANIAKLNVYLTDLSHFPLINEAMGRYFVEPYPARAAIGVAALPRGAQVEMDGVLVLP, from the coding sequence ATGCAGCCTGTACATACCAAATTAGCTCCGGAAGCTATTGGAACCTATTCACAAGCAATTCAATGCGGTAACACCGTATATCTCTCAGGGCAAATACCACTAGATCCTAAAACCATGGAAATGTGTAGCGAAGACATTAGTGAACAAATCACACAAGTTTTAGAGAATTTATCCGCAGTATGTGAGGCTGCGGGTGGTAGTTTGGCCAATATAGCTAAGTTAAATGTGTATTTGACGGATTTAAGTCATTTTCCATTGATCAATGAAGCCATGGGGCGTTATTTTGTTGAGCCTTATCCTGCTCGGGCAGCAATCGGTGTTGCCGCATTGCCACGTGGAGCACAGGTCGAGATGGATGGGGTATTAGTATTACCTTAG
- the spoT gene encoding bifunctional GTP diphosphokinase/guanosine-3',5'-bis pyrophosphate 3'-pyrophosphohydrolase — protein MSYFKELDEELKCYLEQAQIEKCYQAYLVAEKAHHGQMRRSGEPYITHPVAAALILARMRLDYQTIMATLLHDVVEDTTVSKEDLTRQFGEDITALVDGVTKLTKIKFESKAEAQAENFRKMVLAMVKDIRVIIVKLADRLHNMRTLGSMPAAKRRRIAIETLEIYAPIANRLGMHSIYVGLEDLGFQALYPMRYRAIKSAVEKSRGNRRELTQTIERDLQQALAQLNIPYEQVFGRQKHLYSIYRKMRQKKASFTEITDVFAFRVITEDIDSCYRILGALHCTYKPVPQRFKDYIGIPKANGYQSLHTTLFGPFGVPLEVQIRTRDMDKVADNGVAAHWIYKSSGLEVNEAQLRAREWVQSLLEMQRSTGNSLEFIENVKIDLFPDEVYVFTPKGHIMELPKGATPVDFAYAVHSGVGNSCVAAKVNRRLVPLSIPLSNGQTVEIITSASAQPNPAWLNFVVTGKARSNIRHFLKSQQNEESIVLGKRLLEQSLAELSSDYAKVPPETLQALLSDLHYKTIDDLLYAIGIGNQMAMVIAKRLVVSQDFHELDKAGKVRPFAIKGTEGMVVHFGECCQPIPGDSIIGVFQQGRGIIVHNSDCATLKTTRMNPEQFVPLRWDEKVEGEYWVDITVDVANERGVLAALATAISEAGSNIGNINVDPRDGRHNAVTFSISVIDRTHLARVMRRLRANKVVMRLYRKKQGDN, from the coding sequence GTGAGCTATTTTAAAGAGCTTGATGAAGAGCTGAAATGCTATCTCGAGCAAGCTCAAATAGAAAAATGTTACCAAGCTTATTTGGTTGCTGAAAAAGCACACCATGGTCAAATGCGCCGTTCAGGGGAGCCTTACATTACCCATCCTGTTGCCGCTGCTTTGATTCTGGCTCGAATGCGGCTCGATTATCAAACCATTATGGCGACACTACTTCATGATGTCGTTGAAGATACTACCGTAAGCAAAGAAGATCTAACCCGCCAATTTGGTGAAGACATCACCGCCCTAGTCGATGGGGTTACTAAACTTACCAAAATCAAATTTGAATCCAAAGCAGAGGCTCAAGCTGAAAATTTTCGTAAAATGGTTTTGGCTATGGTCAAAGATATACGCGTAATTATCGTAAAATTAGCGGATCGACTGCATAATATGCGCACCTTAGGCTCTATGCCTGCCGCAAAACGACGTCGTATTGCGATTGAAACCTTAGAAATTTATGCTCCAATTGCTAATCGCTTAGGTATGCACTCCATCTATGTTGGCCTTGAGGACCTGGGATTTCAAGCTTTATATCCCATGCGTTATCGCGCAATTAAATCCGCTGTGGAAAAATCACGCGGTAATCGACGTGAATTAACTCAAACTATCGAACGTGATTTGCAACAGGCTCTTGCGCAATTAAATATTCCCTATGAGCAGGTATTTGGTAGACAGAAGCACTTATACAGTATCTATCGTAAAATGCGACAAAAGAAGGCTTCATTTACAGAAATCACGGATGTATTTGCATTCCGGGTTATCACCGAAGATATTGATTCTTGTTACCGTATTTTAGGTGCGCTGCATTGTACTTATAAGCCTGTTCCCCAACGTTTTAAAGATTATATCGGGATTCCGAAGGCGAATGGTTATCAATCCTTACATACCACTTTGTTTGGTCCCTTTGGGGTTCCACTGGAAGTACAAATCCGTACACGCGATATGGATAAAGTTGCAGACAATGGGGTTGCAGCACATTGGATTTATAAATCTTCGGGATTGGAAGTAAATGAAGCGCAGTTACGTGCCCGCGAATGGGTACAAAGTTTACTAGAAATGCAGCGTAGTACTGGGAACTCCCTAGAATTCATTGAAAACGTTAAAATTGATTTATTCCCTGATGAGGTTTATGTCTTTACACCTAAAGGTCATATCATGGAGTTGCCCAAGGGGGCTACACCAGTTGATTTTGCCTACGCAGTGCATTCGGGAGTAGGGAACAGTTGTGTGGCAGCAAAGGTAAATCGACGTTTAGTACCACTGAGCATTCCCTTATCAAATGGACAAACTGTAGAAATTATTACCTCTGCCAGTGCTCAGCCTAATCCGGCCTGGTTAAATTTTGTGGTTACTGGCAAGGCACGTTCGAATATACGTCATTTCTTGAAAAGCCAACAAAATGAAGAATCCATTGTTTTAGGAAAGCGATTACTGGAGCAATCTTTAGCTGAATTATCCAGTGATTATGCCAAAGTACCACCCGAGACGCTTCAAGCCTTATTAAGTGATTTACACTATAAAACTATAGATGATTTACTCTATGCTATTGGTATTGGTAATCAAATGGCTATGGTGATTGCCAAACGCTTGGTGGTCAGCCAAGATTTCCATGAGTTGGATAAAGCCGGAAAAGTTCGACCCTTTGCCATTAAAGGCACCGAAGGGATGGTGGTACATTTTGGTGAGTGTTGCCAACCAATTCCTGGAGATAGCATCATTGGGGTCTTCCAGCAGGGTAGAGGAATTATTGTACACAATAGCGATTGTGCGACCTTAAAAACCACACGGATGAATCCTGAACAATTTGTTCCTTTACGCTGGGATGAAAAAGTTGAAGGGGAATATTGGGTCGATATTACAGTTGATGTAGCTAATGAGCGCGGAGTATTGGCTGCCTTAGCGACCGCCATTTCCGAAGCGGGATCAAATATTGGTAATATTAACGTGGATCCTCGAGATGGTCGCCATAACGCAGTAACGTTTTCAATTAGTGTGATTGACCGGACGCACCTGGCGCGTGTAATGCGTCGACTACGCGCAAATAAAGTAGTGATGCGTTTGTACCGAAAAAAACAAGGGGATAATTAA
- the rpoZ gene encoding DNA-directed RNA polymerase subunit omega yields the protein MARVTVEDCLEHVANRFELVMVATKRARQIAVRGDQPMVEWENDKPTVVALREIAEGLVTADILDKE from the coding sequence ATGGCACGAGTTACAGTTGAAGATTGTTTAGAGCATGTAGCAAACCGTTTTGAATTAGTTATGGTGGCTACAAAACGTGCACGACAAATTGCGGTGCGCGGTGATCAACCCATGGTTGAATGGGAAAATGATAAGCCAACAGTTGTTGCTTTACGTGAAATTGCTGAAGGCTTGGTTACAGCTGATATTTTAGATAAAGAATAA
- the gmk gene encoding guanylate kinase, with amino-acid sequence MVGNYSGNLFIVAAPSGGGKTSLVRNLIKALEHIEVSISHTTRAMRPGEAHGVDYFFVDEGQFTTMIHEGAFVEHAQVFSHLYGTSKVQIRDRLERGIDVVLDIDWQGAAQIKKDFPEAVSIFIIPPSIEALKERLTSRGQDNDEIIRGRMKKAQDELSHYSEFDYLIVNDTFEHAAADLCTIVLANRLRIERQVNKQAKLLSFLMSSQ; translated from the coding sequence ATTGTGGGTAATTATTCGGGTAATTTATTTATTGTTGCTGCACCTTCAGGAGGGGGCAAAACGAGCTTAGTGAGAAATTTAATCAAGGCTCTTGAGCATATTGAGGTTTCTATTTCACATACAACTCGTGCGATGCGGCCAGGAGAGGCTCATGGAGTAGACTATTTTTTTGTTGATGAAGGACAGTTCACTACTATGATCCATGAGGGAGCTTTCGTTGAACATGCGCAAGTTTTTAGCCATTTATATGGTACTTCCAAGGTGCAAATTCGTGACCGTTTGGAACGTGGTATCGATGTGGTTTTAGATATTGACTGGCAGGGTGCTGCGCAAATTAAGAAAGATTTCCCTGAAGCAGTAAGTATCTTTATTATTCCACCATCAATCGAAGCCTTGAAAGAACGCTTAACGAGTCGAGGCCAAGATAATGACGAAATAATTCGTGGCCGAATGAAAAAAGCCCAAGATGAACTCAGCCATTATTCGGAGTTTGATTACCTCATTGTTAATGATACTTTTGAACATGCCGCAGCCGATTTATGCACTATTGTGCTGGCTAATCGTCTACGAATCGAGCGGCAGGTAAATAAACAAGCAAAATTACTTTCATTCCTGATGTCATCGCAGTAA
- a CDS encoding YicC/YloC family endoribonuclease has translation MIQSMTAFARAQKQINAGTLCWEIRSVNHRYLDISFRLPEPFRFIEPHLRNVLRDKISRGKLECQLKYQDVSSDSQSMLVNTAMVNALVDLSHQLSATHHLANDFGVSRILAWPGVVQVSAPDVEELGQQAISLFEEAIEQLKQVRATEGNALQAHVHSRLQELGKEVTRSRVLVANQAEQIKDKLFSRLQAVQIEVPENRVEQEIALILTRLDVSEELDRLQTHINEVSRTINCDKIAGRRLDFLMQELNREANTLSSKSDSVELTQSAVEMKVLIEQMREQIQNIE, from the coding sequence ATGATTCAAAGTATGACTGCCTTTGCTCGGGCACAAAAACAGATCAATGCCGGAACTCTTTGTTGGGAGATTCGCTCAGTCAACCATCGCTATCTCGATATTTCATTTCGTTTGCCGGAGCCCTTTCGTTTTATTGAACCCCACTTACGTAATGTCCTGCGTGATAAAATAAGTCGTGGTAAATTAGAGTGTCAGCTTAAATATCAGGATGTTAGTTCTGATAGTCAGTCTATGCTTGTTAATACAGCAATGGTGAATGCATTGGTGGATTTAAGCCATCAATTGTCAGCTACTCATCACTTAGCAAATGATTTTGGCGTAAGCCGTATTCTTGCTTGGCCAGGGGTCGTGCAGGTAAGCGCTCCTGATGTTGAAGAATTAGGCCAGCAAGCAATTTCTTTGTTTGAAGAGGCTATCGAACAGCTTAAACAAGTTCGTGCGACTGAAGGAAATGCATTACAGGCTCATGTACATAGCCGTTTGCAGGAATTAGGTAAAGAAGTAACGCGCTCACGAGTATTGGTAGCGAATCAAGCCGAGCAAATTAAAGATAAATTGTTTTCTCGTTTGCAGGCTGTACAGATTGAAGTACCTGAAAATCGGGTAGAGCAGGAAATCGCGTTAATTCTTACTCGTTTGGATGTAAGTGAAGAATTAGATCGCCTACAAACCCATATTAATGAAGTGAGTAGAACTATAAATTGCGATAAAATAGCGGGTAGACGCCTTGATTTCTTAATGCAAGAGTTGAATCGCGAGGCGAACACTTTAAGTTCTAAGTCAGACTCTGTGGAGCTAACTCAGAGCGCTGTGGAAATGAAAGTACTAATTGAACAAATGCGTGAGCAAATTCAAAATATTGAGTGA
- a CDS encoding SMI1/KNR4 family protein, whose product MNELSFNLNELKLEQSAAPANKAQIIELENYFDHPIPFNLKEIFRNYNGASLARHQMSHFYIVGKDKKNTLNIWFTINKYGEQLGAETLPFAEQNAHSIYFLKWEHEQAKVYSYTLTDTNHEIIHIADSFDKFLERLLAEKASQRD is encoded by the coding sequence ATGAATGAATTGTCTTTCAATCTAAATGAATTAAAACTAGAGCAAAGTGCTGCACCTGCCAATAAAGCGCAAATAATTGAATTAGAAAATTATTTTGACCACCCTATTCCTTTTAACCTGAAAGAAATCTTTAGAAATTACAATGGCGCAAGCCTTGCACGACATCAGATGAGTCATTTCTATATTGTGGGCAAAGACAAAAAAAACACATTAAATATTTGGTTTACCATTAATAAATATGGCGAGCAACTAGGGGCCGAAACACTTCCTTTTGCAGAACAGAATGCTCATTCAATTTATTTTCTAAAATGGGAACATGAGCAGGCCAAAGTTTATTCATACACGCTGACTGACACTAATCATGAAATCATCCATATAGCTGATTCCTTTGATAAATTCTTAGAACGCTTATTAGCAGAAAAAGCGAGCCAAAGGGATTAA
- a CDS encoding IS4 family transposase: MQVSTILHELFSSSIHKTRLKSLITIVNGVIKSKKLQLSQLGRCLNGQAKERSGIRLIDRFLSNQFYQRESLLIYRSICSRVLKHTATPDIVVDWSSIPNSQYYCEGKEQCLLRAVFPAPGRGITLYEEIHPKSKENNPHIHRNFLNNLKSVLPPESKPCLITDAGFKNPWFKSVLAMGWDYVGRVRGITQYDAGGGFYAIKTVFSQATNKARYLGFWAIAKTNVLLHHVVLYKGTPKGRHQMTKTKKPAQGKDSRKYSASWREPWFLVTSLEEVKEHPNLARIKYTRRMTIEENFRDTKSTRYGFSFDNNITFKPERYTVWLLLAAIASLIAWITGASAEKLKLHYDFQANSYKHRRVLSFFYLGCQLIRKKINVETHWEIILEEHNTCSS; encoded by the coding sequence ATGCAAGTAAGCACTATTTTACATGAACTATTCTCTTCATCAATTCATAAAACACGATTAAAAAGCTTAATTACGATAGTAAACGGTGTAATAAAGAGTAAGAAGCTTCAATTAAGTCAATTAGGCCGATGTTTGAATGGGCAAGCGAAAGAGCGCTCCGGTATTCGTTTAATAGACCGTTTTCTAAGTAATCAGTTTTATCAGCGTGAATCGCTCCTAATTTATCGAAGTATATGTAGTCGAGTTCTTAAACATACCGCAACTCCTGATATAGTTGTGGATTGGTCAAGTATTCCAAATAGCCAATATTATTGTGAGGGTAAAGAGCAGTGCCTACTGCGCGCGGTATTTCCTGCACCAGGTCGAGGTATTACTCTTTATGAAGAAATTCATCCTAAATCGAAAGAAAACAATCCGCACATCCATCGCAATTTCTTAAACAATCTAAAATCGGTATTGCCTCCAGAAAGCAAGCCCTGCCTTATTACTGATGCCGGATTTAAAAACCCGTGGTTTAAATCGGTATTAGCTATGGGGTGGGATTATGTAGGACGTGTACGAGGAATCACTCAGTATGATGCAGGAGGTGGATTTTATGCGATTAAAACGGTGTTCTCCCAGGCCACGAATAAAGCACGTTACTTAGGATTTTGGGCTATCGCGAAAACCAATGTCCTCCTTCATCATGTGGTCCTTTACAAAGGAACGCCTAAAGGGCGTCATCAAATGACCAAAACGAAAAAACCTGCCCAAGGCAAGGACTCTAGGAAATACAGTGCCTCATGGAGAGAACCTTGGTTCCTTGTGACGTCTTTAGAGGAAGTTAAAGAACACCCTAATCTCGCTCGCATTAAATACACACGAAGAATGACCATTGAAGAAAACTTTAGAGATACTAAGTCGACTCGGTATGGCTTTAGCTTCGATAACAACATCACCTTCAAACCAGAACGGTATACAGTTTGGTTACTACTCGCGGCCATTGCTAGCCTCATTGCCTGGATTACGGGGGCTTCGGCGGAGAAATTAAAATTACATTATGATTTTCAAGCAAACTCTTATAAACATCGGAGGGTCTTGTCTTTCTTTTATCTAGGATGCCAACTGATTAGGAAAAAAATAAACGTTGAGACTCATTGGGAGATAATTTTAGAGGAGCATAATACATGCTCCTCTTAA
- a CDS encoding ankyrin repeat domain-containing protein: MNTHDAIVDAYVSLGYSADDKGCCQGTSLRWLEASFLNEEPLFHKRLLKLVAYGAHLKNALEAVKAKQGKNLTREDNYLIEIQSFMDSLRIFQAPDEQQGLFNKRHVYQDNIDEVSTFASSEAIQRLGGLTKVYSQPLIYNEEEIANYLNDLATAIENHCPHPGKKVGILLSNYAHTMALTYTTGGGWCFMDINEYPPESLPRNNTRKLAKNIVDSLKEHDSPYIAFSTRAITVKNDPYLNSLTEQLTQLKAKHAVTPDLALREEQINLCFIAAYEGEAKIVEETARYGTNVEFTDKEGTTPVFIATLHGHDSVIEVLAKHNANLNVVDPNNGWTPMHYAVDDEHTKIITCLAQNHGNLNIQAHNGFTPLQLAVSRGNVEAIAELIKFGADVSISMICPVKDFKPKDALTLQRFNTLVGQKLVVNDEILLTPQEMAFIDGKEQIVKLFRHAHKINSLYQAVVAFEKYCETTQPPYVIIAARGLKEFTNEYICSLYSAPHAPGLEEWNNRYTKGMQFLTAQSQAPKYLDELNEINTQFKNLVTALHPMHSSPLKRRSLFSHDTPEEKRIKFTEHPLDENMDPNKGFN, encoded by the coding sequence ATGAATACACATGACGCGATTGTCGATGCCTATGTATCTCTGGGCTATTCCGCTGACGATAAGGGTTGTTGTCAAGGAACCTCTCTCCGTTGGTTAGAGGCTTCTTTTTTGAACGAAGAACCTCTATTTCATAAACGTCTCCTGAAACTTGTAGCCTATGGTGCACATTTAAAAAACGCTCTTGAGGCAGTCAAAGCGAAGCAAGGGAAAAATTTAACTAGAGAAGATAATTATTTAATTGAAATTCAATCATTTATGGATAGCCTGCGCATTTTTCAGGCTCCTGATGAACAGCAAGGTCTATTTAATAAACGTCATGTGTATCAGGATAACATTGATGAAGTCTCCACGTTCGCATCCTCTGAGGCGATACAGCGCTTAGGCGGGCTAACTAAAGTTTACTCTCAACCATTGATATACAACGAAGAGGAAATTGCAAATTATTTAAATGATTTAGCCACAGCAATAGAAAACCACTGCCCACATCCTGGTAAAAAAGTTGGAATTCTTTTATCCAATTATGCGCATACTATGGCATTAACTTATACCACTGGTGGAGGATGGTGCTTTATGGATATTAATGAATATCCACCTGAATCACTCCCAAGAAACAACACACGAAAACTAGCTAAAAATATTGTTGATAGTCTTAAGGAACACGATAGTCCTTATATAGCCTTTTCCACAAGAGCGATTACCGTAAAAAATGATCCCTACCTAAACTCATTAACAGAGCAACTTACCCAACTCAAAGCAAAACACGCAGTTACTCCTGATTTAGCCTTGCGCGAAGAACAAATTAATCTGTGCTTTATAGCCGCATATGAAGGGGAGGCCAAAATCGTTGAGGAGACAGCAAGGTATGGAACAAATGTGGAATTTACAGACAAGGAGGGGACTACGCCTGTTTTCATAGCAACCCTACATGGTCATGATTCTGTTATCGAGGTGCTTGCAAAACATAACGCAAATCTCAATGTAGTTGATCCAAATAATGGCTGGACGCCAATGCATTATGCCGTTGATGATGAGCACACTAAAATAATTACTTGCCTTGCCCAAAATCACGGAAATCTTAATATTCAGGCTCATAACGGATTCACTCCCCTTCAACTGGCTGTCAGCCGTGGGAATGTGGAGGCTATTGCTGAATTAATAAAGTTTGGGGCTGATGTAAGTATCTCTATGATCTGCCCCGTCAAAGATTTTAAACCGAAGGATGCCCTGACTCTTCAACGCTTTAATACCTTAGTAGGGCAAAAACTTGTTGTCAATGATGAGATTCTGCTCACCCCCCAAGAGATGGCTTTTATCGATGGGAAAGAACAAATTGTCAAGCTATTCAGACATGCCCACAAAATTAATTCGCTCTATCAAGCCGTAGTAGCCTTTGAAAAATATTGTGAAACGACGCAGCCACCGTATGTAATTATTGCCGCTCGTGGTTTAAAGGAATTCACGAACGAATACATCTGCTCACTTTACTCTGCACCGCATGCTCCCGGATTAGAAGAGTGGAATAATCGGTATACCAAGGGCATGCAATTTCTTACCGCACAAAGTCAGGCACCAAAATATTTGGATGAATTAAATGAGATCAACACTCAATTTAAAAACTTAGTAACAGCGCTGCATCCTATGCATAGCTCCCCGTTAAAAAGGAGATCTTTGTTTTCACATGATACTCCAGAGGAAAAACGCATAAAATTTACGGAACATCCTTTAGATGAAAACATGGATCCCAACAAAGGATTTAACTAG
- the rph gene encoding ribonuclease PH, whose product MRPSNREANQLRPIKLTRNFTKHAEGSVLVEFGDTKVLCTASVIDGVPRFIKGKNQGWVTAEYGMLPRATHSRTEREAAKGKQGGRTMEIQRLIGRSLRACVDLKFLGENTITLDCDVIQADGGTRTAAITGACVAMRDAVTWMVEREKIRRMPTFNYVAAVSVGIYRGQPVLDLDYAEDVLAETDMNVVMTEAGHFIEVQGTAEDKNFNRDELNSMLALAEIGIPQLIELQKKA is encoded by the coding sequence ATGCGTCCCAGTAATCGTGAAGCCAATCAACTTCGTCCTATAAAATTAACCCGCAACTTTACGAAACATGCAGAAGGTTCTGTGCTTGTTGAATTTGGAGATACTAAAGTACTATGTACTGCCTCAGTGATTGATGGTGTACCTCGTTTTATTAAAGGTAAAAACCAAGGTTGGGTAACTGCAGAATACGGTATGCTTCCTCGAGCCACCCACAGTCGTACAGAGCGTGAAGCCGCAAAAGGGAAACAAGGTGGCCGAACTATGGAAATCCAACGCCTTATTGGTCGTTCATTAAGAGCTTGCGTGGATTTAAAATTCTTAGGTGAAAATACCATTACTCTGGATTGTGATGTGATCCAAGCAGACGGTGGAACCCGTACTGCAGCCATCACTGGCGCCTGTGTTGCAATGAGAGATGCGGTTACCTGGATGGTTGAGCGTGAAAAAATCCGTAGAATGCCTACGTTTAATTACGTTGCGGCAGTATCTGTCGGTATCTATAGAGGCCAGCCTGTACTTGATTTAGATTATGCAGAAGATGTACTTGCCGAAACGGATATGAATGTTGTCATGACTGAAGCAGGTCATTTTATTGAAGTACAAGGAACAGCGGAAGATAAAAACTTCAATCGCGATGAGCTGAATAGCATGCTTGCTTTGGCTGAAATTGGAATTCCTCAGCTGATAGAGTTACAGAAAAAAGCTTAA